A window from Ignavibacteriota bacterium encodes these proteins:
- a CDS encoding L-ribulose-5-phosphate 4-epimerase, whose translation MNLSQLKKDVLNANLDLVKYGLVILTWGNVSGIDRESGLVVIKPSGIEYEKIKIIDMVVVDLNGKIVEGKNRPSSDTPTHLEIYKAFPQIGGITHTHSNYATIFSQACKSINCIGTTHADHFNGTIPVTRFLKKREVQNDYELNTGKLIIETLQDSNPLNNPAILVAGHAPFVFGKNANDSVKNSLILERIAEMNLKSFQLNPKLKDLPKYISNKHYERKHGPNSYYGQK comes from the coding sequence TTGAATTTATCTCAATTAAAAAAAGATGTTTTAAATGCAAATTTAGATTTAGTGAAATATGGACTCGTGATACTAACTTGGGGAAACGTAAGCGGAATAGATAGAGAAAGCGGATTAGTTGTTATTAAACCAAGCGGAATTGAATATGAAAAAATCAAAATTATTGATATGGTTGTTGTTGATTTAAATGGAAAAATTGTTGAAGGAAAAAATAGACCATCTTCGGATACTCCCACACATTTAGAAATTTACAAAGCATTTCCGCAAATTGGTGGAATTACACATACACACAGTAATTACGCAACTATTTTTTCGCAAGCATGCAAATCCATAAATTGTATTGGAACAACTCACGCAGATCATTTCAACGGAACAATTCCGGTTACTCGTTTTCTTAAAAAGAGAGAAGTACAAAATGATTATGAATTGAATACTGGAAAATTAATTATAGAAACATTACAAGATTCAAATCCACTAAATAATCCGGCTATATTAGTTGCTGGTCATGCGCCATTTGTTTTCGGTAAAAATGCAAATGACTCTGTAAAAAATTCTTTGATTCTTGAAAGAATAGCAGAAATGAATTTAAAATCTTTTCAGTTAAATCCAAAATTAAAAGATTTACCAAAATATATTTCCAATAAACATTACGAAAGAAAACACGGCCCAAATTCCTATTACGGTCAAAAATAA
- a CDS encoding PTS sugar transporter subunit IIC, protein MNKALTDFMNKHIVPPLNLLSENPYLSAIRAGMVAVVPLTIVGSIFIIISYFPFNGWDKIIEPYRSILDIPVSATFGLLALFVCFSIGYDLGKQMKQEAIISASLSALIFLLIQFNPEDELLIFDNLGSKGIFTAILIAFISVSVQKFFTDKNLVFRLPKNVPPVVYESFVSLSPLFFLLILFWVIRYVLGIDINGIVELIFRPVVFAFNTLPGILVYAFLVTLLWSVGINGDNAMDAIAAPIFLQYLTENVTAMSLNQPLPYITAYGFFTTFVNVGGTGATIGLALIMLNSKEPGFRKISRFSLPTQIFQINEPIFFGFPIVLNPIFMVPYILITLFLTAGTYILMDFDLISRPVINVPWTTPPIIGHYLVSGGDWRAAVWGVISLILAMTVYFPFAKIAEKNRLNDEAAGKSHE, encoded by the coding sequence ATGAATAAAGCTCTTACCGACTTTATGAACAAACATATCGTTCCGCCATTAAATCTATTAAGTGAAAATCCTTATTTATCTGCAATTCGTGCAGGTATGGTTGCAGTTGTACCGTTAACAATTGTTGGAAGTATTTTTATAATTATTTCATATTTTCCGTTTAATGGTTGGGATAAAATTATTGAACCATACAGGTCAATTCTTGATATTCCGGTAAGTGCAACATTTGGATTGCTTGCACTGTTTGTTTGTTTTTCAATTGGATATGATTTAGGTAAACAAATGAAGCAAGAGGCAATTATTAGCGCTTCACTTTCTGCATTGATATTTTTGTTAATTCAATTTAATCCTGAAGATGAATTGTTAATTTTTGACAATCTTGGATCTAAAGGAATTTTCACTGCAATTTTGATTGCATTTATTTCTGTTAGTGTTCAAAAATTTTTTACCGATAAAAATTTAGTGTTTCGTTTACCTAAAAATGTTCCGCCCGTTGTTTATGAATCATTTGTTTCGTTAAGTCCGTTATTTTTCTTATTAATATTGTTTTGGGTAATAAGATATGTTTTAGGAATTGATATTAATGGTATTGTTGAATTAATTTTTAGACCGGTAGTATTTGCTTTTAATACTTTACCTGGAATTTTAGTTTACGCATTTTTAGTTACACTTTTATGGTCAGTAGGAATTAACGGTGATAATGCTATGGATGCAATCGCAGCTCCCATATTTCTTCAATATTTAACGGAAAATGTAACGGCAATGTCTTTGAATCAACCGCTGCCTTACATTACTGCGTATGGATTTTTTACAACATTTGTAAATGTTGGTGGAACCGGTGCAACTATTGGACTCGCGTTAATAATGTTGAATTCGAAAGAACCGGGATTTAGAAAAATTTCACGATTCTCACTTCCTACACAAATATTTCAAATTAATGAACCAATATTTTTTGGTTTTCCAATTGTACTAAATCCAATTTTTATGGTCCCGTATATTTTAATTACTTTATTTCTTACTGCCGGAACTTATATTTTAATGGATTTTGATTTGATAAGCAGACCAGTGATAAATGTTCCATGGACAACACCGCCAATTATTGGGCATTATCTTGTTTCGGGAGGTGATTGGCGAGCAGCAGTGTGGGGAGTTATTTCATTAATTTTAGCAATGACTGTATATTTTCCGTTTGCAAAAATTGCTGAAAAAAATAGATTAAATGATGAAGCTGCTGGTAAGTCTCATGAATAG
- a CDS encoding MFS transporter, which yields MNSDSNKFKIFVWTLYDFANTSYSIVVVTFIFAVYFKDIIAEKLPIGDLFWSLGISISMILTGIISPILGAIADYSAGKKRFLLFFTLLCIIPTSLLYFTNQGDIITALILFILANIGFEAALVFYDSFLPEIASRKNYGRVSGYGFAMGYLGSLIILALSFPFIEKGNIKETFPLAAFFFLVFSIPIFLFLNDSRKIVESKISYISIGVNRVLNTIKHLKDYKNLALFLLSFFFYIEGVNTVIFFAGNYASTTLNFSMMELIIFFIIVQTTAIFGSILFGIISDSIGQKKSIIISLFIWIFTIILAYFTSSNESFLVQTISEIFNISDQETMIKSFYFVGLLAGSVMGATQSTSRSLMSKLTPQSKKTEFFGFYSLFGKSSAVVGPLVFGFVSFVSGNQRYAILSVGIFFIIGLLSLNFVKDVQPEN from the coding sequence ATAAATTCGGATTCAAATAAGTTTAAAATTTTTGTTTGGACTTTATATGATTTTGCAAATACCTCTTATTCTATTGTTGTTGTAACTTTCATTTTTGCTGTTTACTTCAAAGATATTATTGCAGAAAAATTGCCAATTGGCGATTTGTTTTGGAGTTTGGGAATAAGCATTTCTATGATTCTTACCGGAATAATATCTCCAATTCTTGGTGCAATTGCAGATTACTCAGCCGGGAAAAAGAGATTTTTATTATTCTTCACACTACTTTGTATAATTCCAACTTCACTACTTTATTTTACAAATCAAGGTGATATAATAACCGCGTTAATTCTTTTCATCCTTGCTAATATTGGATTTGAAGCCGCATTGGTTTTTTATGATTCTTTTTTACCGGAAATTGCATCAAGGAAAAATTACGGAAGAGTAAGCGGATACGGATTTGCAATGGGTTATTTAGGCTCACTAATTATTCTTGCTTTATCATTTCCATTTATTGAAAAGGGAAATATTAAAGAAACTTTTCCGCTTGCTGCATTTTTCTTTTTAGTTTTTTCAATACCAATATTTTTATTCTTAAATGACTCAAGAAAAATTGTTGAAAGTAAAATTTCTTATATCAGCATTGGCGTTAACAGAGTATTAAATACAATTAAACATCTTAAAGATTATAAAAATTTAGCATTATTTCTGCTTTCATTTTTCTTTTACATTGAAGGAGTAAATACGGTAATATTTTTTGCGGGAAATTATGCTTCAACAACTTTAAATTTTTCAATGATGGAATTAATTATATTTTTTATTATTGTTCAAACTACTGCAATATTTGGATCAATATTATTTGGAATAATTTCTGATTCAATCGGTCAAAAAAAGTCTATTATAATTTCTTTATTTATTTGGATATTTACAATTATTCTTGCATACTTTACAAGCAGCAACGAAAGTTTTTTAGTTCAAACAATTTCCGAAATATTTAATATTTCTGATCAAGAAACAATGATTAAAAGTTTTTATTTTGTAGGGTTATTAGCCGGTAGCGTGATGGGAGCTACGCAATCAACAAGTAGAAGTTTAATGTCCAAATTAACTCCACAAAGTAAGAAAACGGAATTCTTTGGATTTTATTCATTATTTGGGAAAAGTTCCGCAGTAGTTGGTCCATTGGTTTTTGGCTTTGTAAGTTTTGTATCCGGGAATCAAAGATATGCAATTTTATCAGTAGGAATATTTTTTATAATTGGATTATTAAGTTTAAATTTTGTGAAAGATGTTCAGCCGGAAAACTAA
- a CDS encoding Gfo/Idh/MocA family oxidoreductase, producing the protein MNNTTRRKFIKNIALSTFAINYIPSIIRGKNVPSNKLNIAAVGVGGMGGANLRMLENENIVALCDVDFTYAANTFKRYPNAKIYKDYRIMLEKEKNIDAVLIATPDHTHAVITMAAMQEGKHVFCQKPLTHNIYEARKIMEAAKYYGVQTQMGNQGHSSDHIRILKEWIEDGAIGNVREVHAWTDRPVGGDPWSTFLIKSMPTEKVKIPDELDWDLWLGPAMYRDYHPDYHPTNWRSWIDFGTGSLGDMGCHILDPAFWALDLFAPTSIEATSTHWEPEIASQTFPRASIVRYIFPANDKRNEIKLTWYDGRLMPPIPEDLEIGRNIPASGAFIIGDKGVIMHGSHGADNVRIIPESKMKEYKLPPKKIPRIKGSHEDDWLRACKEGKNAIPASSNFEYGGALTEMVLLGMIAIQVKDKNLKWNANEMKFENNDEANNLINTQYREGWKL; encoded by the coding sequence ATGAATAATACTACCAGACGAAAATTTATTAAGAATATTGCGTTAAGTACATTTGCAATTAATTATATTCCATCTATAATTAGAGGAAAAAATGTACCAAGTAATAAATTAAATATAGCTGCAGTTGGTGTAGGCGGAATGGGTGGTGCAAATTTAAGAATGTTAGAGAATGAAAATATTGTAGCATTGTGTGATGTTGATTTCACCTATGCCGCAAATACATTTAAGAGATATCCTAATGCAAAAATTTATAAAGATTATCGCATAATGCTTGAAAAGGAAAAAAATATTGATGCGGTTTTAATTGCAACACCGGATCATACGCATGCTGTTATTACAATGGCTGCAATGCAAGAAGGGAAGCATGTATTTTGTCAAAAACCACTTACGCATAATATTTATGAAGCAAGAAAAATAATGGAAGCAGCAAAGTATTATGGTGTTCAAACTCAAATGGGAAATCAAGGGCATTCTTCTGATCATATAAGAATTTTGAAAGAGTGGATAGAAGATGGTGCAATTGGAAATGTTAGGGAAGTTCATGCATGGACAGATAGACCCGTTGGTGGAGATCCTTGGTCAACATTTTTGATTAAATCAATGCCAACAGAAAAAGTTAAAATTCCAGATGAATTAGATTGGGATTTATGGCTGGGACCCGCAATGTACAGAGATTATCATCCTGATTATCATCCAACAAATTGGAGATCGTGGATTGATTTTGGAACTGGTTCACTGGGAGATATGGGATGTCATATTCTTGATCCAGCTTTTTGGGCATTAGATTTATTTGCTCCAACTTCAATTGAAGCAACATCAACACATTGGGAGCCAGAAATTGCATCTCAAACTTTTCCCAGAGCATCTATCGTTCGATATATTTTCCCGGCAAATGATAAACGGAATGAAATTAAGCTTACATGGTATGACGGAAGATTAATGCCTCCAATTCCGGAAGATTTAGAAATTGGCAGAAATATTCCAGCAAGTGGCGCATTTATAATTGGCGATAAAGGGGTAATTATGCATGGAAGTCATGGAGCAGATAATGTGAGAATTATTCCAGAAAGTAAAATGAAGGAATATAAACTTCCTCCCAAAAAAATACCTAGAATAAAAGGATCGCATGAGGATGATTGGCTACGTGCATGTAAAGAAGGGAAAAATGCAATTCCGGCAAGTTCAAATTTTGAATACGGCGGTGCATTAACTGAGATGGTTTTACTTGGTATGATTGCAATTCAAGTTAAAGATAAAAATTTAAAATGGAATGCAAATGAAATGAAATTTGAAAATAATGATGAAGCAAATAATTTAATAAATACACAATATAGAGAAGGATGGAAATTATAA
- the nusB gene encoding transcription antitermination factor NusB: MKSKRRKLREKVLQVLYAYEMDAAGLSEIMSDQLSEITSEDDKEFCSKLVNLIIANRKLIESKIEKRLVNWDVSRIAVVDLILLKIGVGEILYIEDIPPKVTINEIIEIAKEYSTAKSGKFINGILDAILADIKSGGNLKKAGRGLIENSLPKQ, from the coding sequence ATGAAATCAAAAAGAAGAAAATTAAGAGAAAAAGTTTTGCAAGTTTTGTATGCATACGAAATGGATGCAGCCGGACTTTCAGAAATTATGAGTGATCAACTTTCTGAAATTACATCAGAAGATGATAAAGAATTTTGCAGTAAATTAGTTAATTTGATTATTGCAAATAGAAAACTAATTGAAAGTAAAATTGAAAAACGCCTTGTAAATTGGGACGTTTCAAGAATTGCTGTTGTTGATTTAATTTTGTTAAAAATTGGAGTTGGAGAAATTTTATATATTGAAGACATTCCGCCCAAGGTTACGATAAATGAAATCATTGAAATTGCGAAAGAATATTCTACCGCAAAAAGTGGAAAATTTATAAATGGAATTTTAGATGCAATTCTTGCTGATATTAAATCCGGTGGAAATTTGAAAAAGGCCGGCAGAGGACTTATTGAAAACTCTCTACCAAAACAATAA
- a CDS encoding alpha-L-fucosidase: protein MKIIFMGIILLTSIINCQTSENILPTKSQIAWADCEIGVIIHLDISIFKPETFDFNNKETLPNLSVFNPSKLNTDQWIKAAKDAGAKYAILTAKHLTGFTLWPSKVHGYNVGNTPWKNRNGDIVKDFINSCKKYDIKPGLYYNTNINTYMDLGFNQELNAEQQKIFNDTNLKQLKELWTQYGELFEIWFDGGVKSNEIGGIANEVIQLINDCQPNAILFQGPMECRNLIRWIGNEDGRAPYPHWSRADAVTSSLGLVNIPNLHGDPGGKIWCPAEADFPNIKQNAWNGGWLWKANQDSLLFSVDELIDRYYTSVGKNANMLIGMAIDTSGQFPQSAENIFSEFGKELNRLFKNPIASSNFIGHAFELKISDSPQLIKNIVIQEDISKGERVRKYFIEAFVDERWIIIADGISIGHKRIHKIDNLETTKIKLSISEYSEEPIIMNFAVFP, encoded by the coding sequence ATGAAAATAATTTTTATGGGTATAATTTTACTAACATCAATTATAAACTGTCAAACAAGCGAAAATATTTTACCAACAAAATCTCAAATCGCATGGGCGGATTGTGAAATTGGAGTTATTATACATCTTGATATCAGTATTTTTAAACCTGAAACATTTGATTTTAATAATAAGGAAACTTTACCAAATCTAAGCGTATTTAATCCATCAAAACTAAATACTGATCAATGGATAAAAGCAGCAAAAGATGCCGGTGCAAAATACGCAATACTTACGGCAAAACATTTAACCGGTTTTACATTGTGGCCTTCAAAAGTTCACGGATATAATGTTGGAAATACGCCTTGGAAAAATAGAAATGGTGATATTGTAAAGGATTTCATTAATTCATGTAAAAAGTATGATATAAAACCTGGTTTGTATTACAACACAAATATTAATACATACATGGACTTAGGTTTTAATCAAGAACTAAACGCCGAACAGCAAAAAATTTTTAATGATACAAATCTAAAACAACTTAAAGAATTATGGACGCAATACGGAGAATTATTTGAAATTTGGTTTGATGGAGGAGTTAAATCAAATGAAATTGGAGGAATAGCAAATGAGGTTATTCAATTAATAAATGATTGTCAACCTAATGCAATTCTATTTCAAGGGCCAATGGAATGTCGTAATTTAATTAGGTGGATTGGAAATGAGGATGGAAGGGCACCATATCCTCATTGGAGTCGCGCAGATGCAGTAACTTCATCTCTTGGATTAGTAAATATTCCAAATCTTCATGGAGATCCTGGTGGGAAAATTTGGTGTCCAGCAGAAGCAGATTTCCCAAATATTAAACAAAATGCATGGAATGGTGGTTGGTTATGGAAAGCAAATCAAGATAGTTTGTTATTTTCTGTAGACGAACTAATAGATAGATATTATACCAGTGTTGGGAAGAATGCAAATATGTTAATTGGAATGGCAATTGACACTTCCGGACAATTTCCCCAGTCTGCCGAAAATATTTTTTCCGAGTTTGGCAAAGAATTAAATAGACTTTTTAAAAATCCTATAGCTTCTTCAAATTTTATAGGTCATGCATTCGAATTGAAAATTTCTGATTCACCTCAATTAATAAAAAATATTGTAATTCAAGAAGATATATCTAAAGGTGAAAGAGTTAGAAAATATTTTATTGAAGCATTCGTCGATGAACGTTGGATAATAATAGCTGACGGAATTTCGATTGGTCATAAACGTATTCATAAAATTGATAATTTAGAAACAACAAAAATAAAATTAAGTATTTCAGAGTATTCTGAAGAACCGATAATTATGAATTTTGCTGTTTTCCCGTAA
- a CDS encoding M50 family metallopeptidase — protein MIKNKSTINQFGIVIFFVLISLFFFDSLILFPIKLFIIFFHEISHVIAGIVSGGRINFLTFDLNLSGKTSIDGGSSLFIASSGYLGSLIIGSLIFISAFSNRLKKWYFNILALITFITSTNLVKGDLQIFLGIIVSILLFLIPRYVPEKFANPFLQYLGLISCMYITTDIKEDLLTQTIRETDTQILEFLTGISANLWGLLWFVISIFVVIFLLRYSFKYSKN, from the coding sequence TTGATTAAAAATAAATCTACTATTAACCAATTCGGAATTGTAATTTTTTTTGTTTTAATAAGTCTTTTCTTTTTTGACTCATTAATTTTATTTCCAATTAAATTATTCATAATTTTTTTTCATGAAATTAGTCATGTAATAGCCGGAATTGTTTCCGGAGGAAGAATTAATTTTCTTACATTCGATTTAAATTTATCTGGAAAAACTTCAATAGATGGCGGAAGCTCTTTATTTATTGCTTCATCTGGATATTTAGGCAGTTTAATAATAGGTTCATTAATTTTTATTTCAGCATTTTCAAATAGATTAAAAAAATGGTATTTCAACATTCTTGCGTTAATTACTTTTATAACTTCAACTAATTTGGTAAAAGGTGACCTACAAATTTTTCTGGGAATTATTGTTTCAATATTACTGTTTTTAATCCCAAGATATGTACCAGAAAAATTCGCTAATCCATTTCTTCAATATTTAGGATTAATTAGTTGTATGTATATTACTACTGATATAAAAGAAGATTTGTTAACCCAAACAATTAGAGAAACCGATACACAAATTTTAGAATTTTTAACCGGAATTTCTGCAAATTTATGGGGATTGCTTTGGTTTGTAATTTCTATTTTTGTTGTAATATTTTTATTACGATATTCATTTAAATATTCGAAAAATTAG
- a CDS encoding YdcF family protein — protein MLSYFFSSVAVGLIIIILLGFSFIYTFFTDEFHNSNKNAKYDYGIILGAAVWSKNKPSPIFSGRIEKGAELFKKGIIRKIQLTGGNAPGELSEAKAAANYLSTNHNIPKPNILIEEKTSTTNEQIRFIKNIVMNEKKSEKFIIISDQFHLKRVEEMIDFYNLNADVISSNYKLNMQKSFYYRFRDCISLVMFWFFAI, from the coding sequence TTGTTATCTTATTTTTTTTCAAGCGTTGCAGTTGGGTTAATAATAATTATTCTTTTAGGATTTTCATTTATCTATACTTTTTTTACTGATGAATTTCATAACTCAAACAAAAATGCAAAATATGATTATGGAATAATCTTAGGTGCTGCAGTATGGAGCAAAAATAAACCAAGTCCAATTTTTTCTGGAAGAATTGAAAAAGGTGCTGAACTTTTTAAGAAGGGAATTATAAGAAAAATTCAATTAACCGGAGGAAATGCGCCGGGAGAATTGAGCGAAGCAAAAGCTGCCGCAAACTATTTAAGTACTAATCACAATATTCCAAAGCCCAACATTTTAATTGAAGAAAAAACCTCAACCACAAATGAACAAATTAGATTTATAAAAAATATTGTGATGAATGAAAAAAAATCTGAAAAATTTATAATAATTTCTGATCAATTTCATTTGAAACGAGTTGAAGAAATGATTGATTTCTATAATCTTAATGCTGATGTAATTAGTTCAAATTATAAATTGAATATGCAAAAATCATTCTATTACAGATTTAGAGATTGCATAAGTTTGGTGATGTTTTGGTTTTTTGCAATATGA
- the araA gene encoding L-arabinose isomerase has protein sequence MMNFKNLEVWFITGSQHLYGEETLKKVAENSQKIVNNLNDSKNLPLPIIFKIVVTTPEKIYNIISDANVNPNCIGLIFWMHTFSPAKMWINGLNILQKPFLHLHTQFNQEIPWDSIDMDFMNLNQAAHGDREFGFICTRMKKNRKVVVGHWSNKKVQEKIAMWMRVASAWADMQNMKIARFGDNMREVAVTEGNKVSGQIQLGFSVNGFGVGDLVKVVNQVEESEINNLVDEYFDLYTFSDEAKKNGPKFHSVLDAARIELGLRKFLTNGNFKAFTTTFEDLHGLKQLPGIAVQRLMNDGFGFGAEGDWKTSSLVRAVKIMANGLEGGSSFMEDYTYHFNLNGDKVLGSHMLEICPSIASGKPKLEVHPLGIGGKEDPARLVFNVNPGNAINVSLIDLGNRFRLITNEVEVVNPDNDLPNLPVARAMWIPKPNLEIGAEAWIFAGGAHHTVFSKAITKEYIEDFAEMANIENLVINDSTNISDFKKELRLNEIYYK, from the coding sequence ATTATGAATTTTAAAAATCTTGAAGTATGGTTTATAACCGGAAGTCAACATTTATATGGTGAAGAAACACTTAAAAAGGTTGCAGAAAATTCTCAGAAAATTGTTAATAACTTAAATGATTCTAAAAATCTTCCTTTGCCAATTATTTTTAAAATAGTTGTTACAACTCCCGAAAAAATTTATAATATAATTAGTGATGCAAACGTTAATCCAAATTGCATCGGATTAATATTTTGGATGCACACATTCTCACCGGCAAAAATGTGGATTAATGGTTTGAATATTTTACAGAAGCCATTTCTTCATTTGCATACACAATTCAATCAAGAAATTCCTTGGGATTCAATTGATATGGATTTTATGAACCTCAACCAAGCTGCACATGGAGATAGGGAATTTGGATTCATTTGCACAAGAATGAAAAAAAATAGAAAAGTTGTTGTTGGTCATTGGAGTAATAAAAAAGTTCAAGAAAAAATTGCAATGTGGATGAGGGTTGCTTCTGCATGGGCTGATATGCAAAATATGAAAATTGCTCGCTTTGGAGATAATATGCGCGAAGTTGCCGTAACCGAAGGAAATAAAGTTAGCGGACAAATTCAGTTGGGATTTTCAGTTAATGGATTTGGAGTTGGAGATTTAGTAAAAGTTGTAAATCAAGTTGAAGAATCAGAAATAAATAATTTGGTTGATGAATATTTTGATTTATATACATTTTCTGATGAAGCTAAAAAAAATGGACCAAAATTTCATAGTGTTTTAGATGCCGCAAGAATTGAACTAGGTTTACGAAAATTTTTGACAAATGGAAATTTCAAAGCATTTACAACAACGTTTGAAGATTTGCATGGATTAAAACAACTACCCGGAATTGCTGTTCAAAGATTAATGAATGATGGCTTTGGGTTCGGTGCTGAAGGTGATTGGAAAACTTCTTCATTGGTTCGCGCAGTAAAAATAATGGCAAACGGACTTGAAGGTGGAAGTTCATTTATGGAAGATTATACTTATCACTTTAATCTAAATGGTGATAAAGTTTTAGGATCTCACATGTTAGAAATTTGTCCGTCAATTGCTTCAGGAAAACCAAAATTAGAAGTACATCCTTTGGGCATTGGCGGAAAAGAAGATCCAGCGCGGTTGGTTTTTAATGTTAATCCGGGAAACGCAATAAATGTTTCTCTTATTGATTTAGGAAATAGATTCAGGCTAATTACTAACGAAGTTGAAGTTGTAAATCCGGATAATGATTTACCAAATCTGCCGGTTGCAAGAGCTATGTGGATTCCGAAACCAAATTTGGAAATTGGTGCAGAAGCATGGATTTTTGCGGGCGGCGCTCATCATACTGTTTTTAGTAAAGCTATTACAAAAGAGTATATTGAAGACTTTGCTGAAATGGCGAACATTGAGAATTTGGTAATTAATGATTCAACAAATATTTCTGATTTCAAAAAAGAATTAAGACTTAACGAAATTTATTATAAATAA
- a CDS encoding Glu/Leu/Phe/Val dehydrogenase — MKNFDVMEKFGHEQVIFCSDKDSGLKAIIAIHDTTLGPAIGGTRMWNYSSFDEALNDVLRLSRGMTYKASISGLNFGGGNAVIIGNPETDKSERLFRTFGKFIEGLSGRYITAEDVGTTVNDMEYVLMETSFVTGISKALGGSGDPAPVSAYGVYMGMKACANAKWGNDSLSGKRVVVQGAGRVARYLCEHLFNEGAKIIISDIVDEKIKTVLDSVDAETVAPEKIYDEECEIFSPCALGAVINDKTIPKLKCEIIAGSANNQLEDENKHGDMLKEKGILYAPDYVINAGGLINVANELKGYRQDRALKQADGIYDVLTKVIRISKEQNIPTHLASNQIAEERLKQIGGIKKIYSTS, encoded by the coding sequence ATGAAAAATTTTGATGTTATGGAAAAATTTGGTCATGAACAAGTAATTTTTTGTTCGGATAAAGATTCTGGATTGAAAGCAATAATTGCAATTCATGATACAACTTTAGGTCCGGCAATTGGCGGAACCCGAATGTGGAATTATTCAAGCTTTGATGAAGCTTTAAATGATGTCTTAAGATTATCAAGAGGAATGACATACAAAGCTTCAATTTCCGGATTAAATTTTGGCGGTGGAAATGCAGTAATAATTGGGAATCCGGAAACAGATAAATCCGAAAGATTATTTAGAACATTTGGAAAATTTATAGAAGGATTATCGGGTAGATACATAACTGCAGAAGATGTTGGAACAACAGTAAACGATATGGAATATGTTCTGATGGAAACATCATTTGTGACCGGAATTTCTAAAGCTTTAGGCGGATCTGGAGATCCCGCACCTGTCTCTGCTTACGGAGTTTATATGGGAATGAAAGCTTGTGCAAATGCAAAATGGGGTAATGATTCTCTTAGTGGGAAAAGAGTTGTTGTTCAAGGTGCCGGAAGAGTTGCACGTTATTTGTGCGAACATTTATTTAACGAAGGAGCAAAAATTATTATTTCGGATATTGTTGATGAAAAAATTAAAACCGTTCTTGATTCAGTTGATGCAGAAACTGTTGCTCCGGAAAAAATTTATGATGAAGAATGTGAAATCTTTTCTCCATGTGCATTAGGAGCAGTTATAAATGATAAAACTATTCCAAAATTAAAATGTGAAATTATTGCTGGTTCTGCTAACAATCAATTGGAAGATGAAAATAAACACGGCGATATGCTTAAAGAAAAAGGAATTTTATATGCACCGGATTATGTTATAAATGCCGGAGGTTTGATAAATGTTGCTAATGAATTAAAAGGTTACCGTCAAGATCGTGCGCTAAAACAAGCAGATGGTATTTATGATGTTTTGACCAAAGTTATTAGAATTTCAAAAGAACAAAATATCCCAACTCATTTAGCATCAAATCAAATTGCCGAAGAAAGATTGAAACAAATAGGGGGAATAAAAAAAATATATTCCACAAGTTAG